The Rhinoderma darwinii isolate aRhiDar2 unplaced genomic scaffold, aRhiDar2.hap1 Scaffold_789, whole genome shotgun sequence genome has a segment encoding these proteins:
- the LOC142731452 gene encoding histone H3-like centromeric protein A, producing MKPPQKSSSRRKSAHPQKKPAAPPQSPPSSGETSHRPSTQRRRRYRPGAHALMEIRKYQKSTNLLIQKTPFFRLVREICLKYSRGVFYYWQSTALMALQESAEDFLVSLFEDSYLFSHQANRGTLFVKDMQLARRIRGIPYEL from the exons atgaaaccaccccagaaaagctcgtcccgcaggaagtcggcgcatccgcagaagaaacctgcagctcctcctcaatctccgccaa GTAGTGGGGAAACAAGTCACAGACCGAGCACACAACGAAGAAGACGCTACCGCCCAGGAGCCCATGCGCTGATGGAAATAAGAAAGTACCAAAAATCAACCAATCTGCTCATTCAGAAAACCCCGTTTTTCCGCCTG GTGAGAGAGATCTGCCTGAAGTATTCCCGCGGCGTGTTTTACTACTGGCAAAGCACCGCACTTATGGCGCTACAAGAG TCAGCTGAGGACTTCCTCGTGAGTCTCTTTGAAGATTCTTACCTCTTCAGTCACCAGGCCAATAGGGGCACTCTCTTTGTGAAGGACATGCAGCTCGCACGGAGAATCCGAGGCATCCCGTATGAACTGTGA
- the LOC142731453 gene encoding histone H3-like centromeric protein A, giving the protein MQRRRRYRPGARALMEIRKYQISTNLLIQKTPFFRLVREICLKYSRGVFYYWQSTALMALQESAEDFLVSLFEDSYLFSHQANRGTLFVKDMQLARRIRGIPYEL; this is encoded by the exons ATGCAACGAAGAAGACGTTACCGCCCAGGAGCCCGTGCGCTGATGGAAATAAGAAAGTACCAAATATCAACCAATCTGCTCATTCAGAAAACCCCGTTTTTCCGCCTG GTGAGAGAGATCTGCCTGAAGTATTCCCGCGGCGTGTTTTACTACTGGCAAAGCACCGCACTTATGGCGCTACAAGAG TCAGCTGAGGACTTCCTCGTGAGTCTCTTTGAAGATTCTTACCTCTTCAGTCACCAGGCCAATAGGGGCACTCTCTTTGTGAAGGACATGCAGCTCGCACGGAGAATCCGAGGCATCCCGTATGAACTGTGA